The following proteins come from a genomic window of Musa acuminata AAA Group cultivar baxijiao chromosome BXJ1-7, Cavendish_Baxijiao_AAA, whole genome shotgun sequence:
- the LOC103990528 gene encoding uncharacterized protein LOC103990528 isoform X2 — translation MKKPLVMCKNREIHGNPANEIVDFVNKNRTATKLPKLYDSPGLGCMALQFLLECTQNCTSNNTLACQPAEIDITEVYAPNCGVELPTIDTISGQLVGCYWSHLNPEQAFSTVLVPTKKSLSVIHSKEHHEVGVGYVRGHHGPFLWCILFSSGNATSSTFVLEGGTGIKQRRGCFSGGDVPCNVGTSLLPAHNTLLSSICCLLVQLVLVFG, via the exons ATGAAGAAACCATTGGTGATGTGCAAAAACAGAGAGATACATG GAAATCCTGCAAATGAGATTGTCGACTTCGTAAACAAGAATCGAACGGCAACCAAGTTACCGAAACTCTACGACAGTCCAGGACTGGGATGCATGGCCTTGCAATTCTTGCTGGAATGCACTCAAAACTGCACTAGCAACAATACGCTTGCCTGCCAGCCTGCAGAAATTGACATCACCGAGGTCTATGCTCCCAACTGTGGGGTAGAGCTACCTACCATCGACACTATATCTGGCCAGCTTGTTGGATGCTACTGGAGCCATCTAAATCCAGAACAAGCCTTCTCCACAGTTCTTGTCCCAACCAAGAAATCGCTCTCTGTTATTCACAGCAAAGAACATCATGAGGTTGGAGTAGGATATGTCAGAGGACACCATGGGCCATTTCTATGGTGCATCTTGTTCAGCAGCGGGAACGCCACCAGCTCCACATTTGTTCTTGAAGGTGGAACAGGAATCAAGCAAAGAAGAGGTTGCTTCAGTGGAGGAGATGTGCCATGTAATGTCGGCACCAGCCTTTTGCCAGCACACAACACATTACTTTCCTCCATATGCTGCTTACTTGTGCAATTAGTTTTAGTGTTTGGTTGA
- the LOC103990526 gene encoding uncharacterized protein LOC103990526 isoform X1, whose product MALAFSLRHHPRIASPLRPSLPRPRPRRLPFCVACVRPLASPAPGQGEAARGGLALVWFKNDLRVDDHPGLVAAVAKHETVVPLYVFDHRILSVLSDEMRELLLFSVKELKELLKGQGSDLLLGFGSTEDVILELVNKVKPSHIYAEEEVEYNLRKLATTVESSLSAVPFSWGNPEFIFWRTPFYDFKNLKELSASYHEFTKLKLSISLPMPAPTIPVLSMELKTSALPSLVDVKNYLDGAPCQSDDSWISLKKASPMSILKKNRNQNIMKTDPAKRGKYYDEKGKETSSTFNDVRSTKISNSMFVSQEGSLVKGGTNTVLNALAAYLRYLEGTARDDWQELHDKLRKAERRKGASFSALFGSALYFGTISRRRVYYEAIKYEKERNGGFLSPFGYSAPTIAAAVDAVCSMEWYSVLALKSQICNEGVYPVWIWRWKGHFIQYTAVGNEGPAALLVHGFGAFLEHFRGNISNIADGGHRVWAISLLGFGKSEKPNVIYTELLWAELLRDFIVDVVREPVHLVGNSLGGYFVATVAGLWPSLVKSLVLINTAGSIVPTVSSIPSVDVKLIQERKISGLAWLQAQLLLLFLRSTAGKFIEKCYPTNIERVDGWLLGEILRASFDPGAAIVLESIVTFDLSIPLNYLLGSFGREVLIIQGMKDPLTKSEAFLSMVREHCNKVTISELDAGHCPHDEVPQKVNSTLREWITRVESSLHILERA is encoded by the exons ATGGCGCTGGCCTTCTCCCTGCGCCATCACCCCCGGATCGCTTCCCCTCTCCGCCCCTCACTTCCTCGTCCCAGGCCCCGCCGGCTTCCCTTCTGTGTTGCCTGCGTGAGGCCCTTGGCTTCTCCGGCTCCGGGGCAGGGTGAGGCGGCTCGCGGCGGGTTGGCCTTGGTGTGGTTCAAGAATGATCTCCGCGTTGATGATCACCCTGGCCTCGTGGCCGCCGTGGCTAAGCACGAGACGGTCGTCCCGCTTTACGTCTTCGATCACCGGATTTTGTCCG TTCTTTCTGATGAAATGAGAGAGCTACTTCTTTTCTCTGTGAAAGAACTCAAGGAGCTGCTTAAGGGTCAAGGATCTGATCTGCTTCTTGGCTTTGGAAGCACTGAAGATGTCATATTAGAACTTGTAAATAAG GTAAAGCCGAGTCACATATATGCAGAAGAGGAGGTAGAATATAATCTTCGTAAGCTGGCCACTACTGTCGAATCATCTTTATCTGCAGTACCATTCTCATGGGGAAACCCTGAATTTATCTTTTGGAGGACTCCCTTTTATGATTTTAAG AATTTAAAGGAATTATCTGCATCATACCATGAGTTTACAAAACTGAAGCTGTCTATATCTCTTCCAATGCCAGCTCCGACCATACCTGTTTTGAGCATGGAGTTGAAAACTA GTGCATTACCGTCTCTTGTTGATGTAAAGAACTATCTGGATGGTGCACCTTGTCAGTCAGATGACAGCTGGATTTCTCTTAAGAAAGCTTCACCTATGTCCATATTAAAAAAGAATAGGaatcaaaatattatgaaaactgATCCTGCTAAAAGGGGCAAATATTAtgatgaaaagggaaaagaaacctCATCGACTTTCAACGATGTGCGAAGTACAAAAATTTCAAATTCCATGTTTGTGTCACAAGAGGGGAGTCTGGTGAAAGGTGGAACAAACACTGTGTTAAATGCTCTCGCTGCTTATTTGCGATATTTAGAAGGAACAGCAAGGGATGATTGGCAAGA GTTGCATGACAAGTTACGGAAAGCTGAAAGAAGGAAAGGAGCCTCATTCAGTGCGTTGTTTGGTTCTGCCCTTTACTTTGGAACTATATCTCGAAGGAGAGTGTACTATGAAGCTATAAAGTATGAGAAAGAACGCAATGGAGGCTTTCTATCACCATTTGGATATTCAGCACCTACAATTGCAGCAGCAGTTGATGCTGTTTGTTCCATGGAG TGGTATTCGGTTCTGGCTTTGAAAAGCCAAATATGCAATGAAGGAGTGTACCCCGTTTGGATTTGGAGATGGAAAGGTCATTTTATTCAG TACACAGCCGTTGGCAACGAAGGACCTGCAGCTCTTCTTGTTCATGGTTTTGGAGCTTTCCTGGAGCATTTCCGTGGCAACATATCTAACATTGCTGATGGTGGACATCGGGTTTGGGCTATTTCACTGTTGGGTTTCGGGAAGTCAGAGAAACCAAATGTCATATATACTGAACTTTTGTGGGCAGAGTTGTTGAGAGATTTTATCGTTGATGTTGTGAGAGAACCTGTTCATCTCGTTGGCAACTCGTTAGGTG GTTATTTTGTTGCTACAGTTGCAGGTCTATGGCCTTCTCTGGTGAAGTCTTTGGTTCTTATTAACACAGCTGGTTCGATTGTTCCCACCGTTTCGTCTATTCCTTCAGTTGATGTAAAGCTGATTCAG GAAAGGAAAATATCTGGGCTTGCGTGGTTGCAGGCACAACTCCTGTTGCTGTTCCTGAGGTCAACAGCTGGCAAGTTCATTGAGAAGTGTTACCCAACT AACATAGAGCGGGTGGACGGTTGGCTTCTTGGTGAAATTCTCAGGGCT TCATTTGATCCCGGTGCAGCCATTGTTCTGGAAAGTATCGTGACCTTTGATTTGTCTATTCCTCTTAATTACCTACTTGGCTCCTTTGGAAGAGAGGTATTGATTATACAA GGGATGAAAGACCCACTGACCAAATCCGAAGCATTCTTGTCCATGGTCAGGGAGCACTGCAACAAGGTCACAATAAGTGAATTGGATGCAG GTCACTGCCCCCATGATGAGGTGCCACAGAAAGTGAATTCAACATTAAGAGAATGGATAACCAGAGTTGAAAGCAGTCTACACATCTTGGAGAGAGCTTAA
- the LOC103990528 gene encoding uncharacterized protein LOC103990528 isoform X1: protein MWKNCSCNFYIFCLTVLVAVVWAENKGNPANEIVDFVNKNRTATKLPKLYDSPGLGCMALQFLLECTQNCTSNNTLACQPAEIDITEVYAPNCGVELPTIDTISGQLVGCYWSHLNPEQAFSTVLVPTKKSLSVIHSKEHHEVGVGYVRGHHGPFLWCILFSSGNATSSTFVLEGGTGIKQRRGCFSGGDVPCNVGTSLLPAHNTLLSSICCLLVQLVLVFG from the exons ATGTGGAAGAACTGCTCCTGCAATTTCTACATTTTTTGTCTCACAGTTCTTGTTGCAGTTGTCTGGGCTGAAAATAAAG GAAATCCTGCAAATGAGATTGTCGACTTCGTAAACAAGAATCGAACGGCAACCAAGTTACCGAAACTCTACGACAGTCCAGGACTGGGATGCATGGCCTTGCAATTCTTGCTGGAATGCACTCAAAACTGCACTAGCAACAATACGCTTGCCTGCCAGCCTGCAGAAATTGACATCACCGAGGTCTATGCTCCCAACTGTGGGGTAGAGCTACCTACCATCGACACTATATCTGGCCAGCTTGTTGGATGCTACTGGAGCCATCTAAATCCAGAACAAGCCTTCTCCACAGTTCTTGTCCCAACCAAGAAATCGCTCTCTGTTATTCACAGCAAAGAACATCATGAGGTTGGAGTAGGATATGTCAGAGGACACCATGGGCCATTTCTATGGTGCATCTTGTTCAGCAGCGGGAACGCCACCAGCTCCACATTTGTTCTTGAAGGTGGAACAGGAATCAAGCAAAGAAGAGGTTGCTTCAGTGGAGGAGATGTGCCATGTAATGTCGGCACCAGCCTTTTGCCAGCACACAACACATTACTTTCCTCCATATGCTGCTTACTTGTGCAATTAGTTTTAGTGTTTGGTTGA
- the LOC135678344 gene encoding uncharacterized protein LOC135678344, with protein MVDSYTIKISSDLINQLAGGNDKAKKKTKKPKPKISKEPHQPQNNVKPVPSTQKSSPSGGWPLQPPLFMPVPPPDPVTISELEAIRSVLRESQRTVEKLEKHQDKMNQELTQRAKELRDKEFKLPHQNSSISCTAERDACLNCYKEHASNPLKCAQVVKSFADCARRARLQVSSK; from the coding sequence ATGGTGGATTCATATACGATAAAGATAAGCTCGGACTTGATCAATCAACTAGCTGGTGGTAATGACAAAGCGAAGAAGAAAACCAAGAAACCCAAGCCGAAGATTTCAAAGGAACCGCATCAGCCTCAGAACAATGTCAAGCCAGTTCCCAGCACACAGAAAAGCAGCCCGAGCGGGGGATGGCCCCTCCAGCCTCCCCTGTTCATGCCGGTGCCCCCTCCAGACCCAGTTACAATCTCAGAGTTGGAAGCTATCCGTTCTGTCCTTCGGGAGAGCCAAAGAACAGTGGAGAAACTGGAAAAGCATCAAGACAAGATGAATCAGGAGCTCACTCAGAGAGCAAAGGAGCTCCGGGACAAGGAGTTCAAGTTGCCCCACCAAAATTCCTCCATTTCCTGTACTGCTGAGAGAGATGCTTGCCTGAACTGTTACAAGGAACATGCCTCGAATCCTCTGAAATGTGCACAAGTGGTGAAAAGCTTTGCGGACTGTGCCCGTCGGGCAAGGCTGCAGGTCAGTTCGAAATAG
- the LOC103990526 gene encoding uncharacterized protein LOC103990526 isoform X2, which yields MALAFSLRHHPRIASPLRPSLPRPRPRRLPFCVACVRPLASPAPGQGEAARGGLALVWFKNDLRVDDHPGLVAAVAKHETVVPLYVFDHRILSVLSDEMRELLLFSVKELKELLKGQGSDLLLGFGSTEDVILELVNKVKPSHIYAEEEVEYNLRKLATTVESSLSAVPFSWGNPEFIFWRTPFYDFKNLKELSASYHEFTKLKLSISLPMPAPTIPVLSMELKTSALPSLVDVKNYLDGAPCQSDDSWISLKKASPMSILKKNRNQNIMKTDPAKRGKYYDEKGKETSSTFNDVRSTKISNSMFVSQEGSLVKGGTNTVLNALAAYLRYLEGTARDDWQELHDKLRKAERRKGASFSALFGSALYFGTISRRRVYYEAIKYEKERNGGFLSPFGYSAPTIAAAVDAVCSMEWYSVLALKSQICNEGVYPVWIWRWKGHFIQYTAVGNEGPAALLVHGFGAFLEHFRGNISNIADGGHRVWAISLLGFGKSEKPNVIYTELLWAELLRDFIVDVVREPVHLVGNSLGGYFVATVAGLWPSLVKSLVLINTAGSIVPTVSSIPSVDVKLIQERKISGLAWLQAQLLLLFLRSTAGKFIEKCYPTNIERVDGWLLGEILRASFDPGAAIVLESIVTFDLSIPLNYLLGSFGREGMKDPLTKSEAFLSMVREHCNKVTISELDAGHCPHDEVPQKVNSTLREWITRVESSLHILERA from the exons ATGGCGCTGGCCTTCTCCCTGCGCCATCACCCCCGGATCGCTTCCCCTCTCCGCCCCTCACTTCCTCGTCCCAGGCCCCGCCGGCTTCCCTTCTGTGTTGCCTGCGTGAGGCCCTTGGCTTCTCCGGCTCCGGGGCAGGGTGAGGCGGCTCGCGGCGGGTTGGCCTTGGTGTGGTTCAAGAATGATCTCCGCGTTGATGATCACCCTGGCCTCGTGGCCGCCGTGGCTAAGCACGAGACGGTCGTCCCGCTTTACGTCTTCGATCACCGGATTTTGTCCG TTCTTTCTGATGAAATGAGAGAGCTACTTCTTTTCTCTGTGAAAGAACTCAAGGAGCTGCTTAAGGGTCAAGGATCTGATCTGCTTCTTGGCTTTGGAAGCACTGAAGATGTCATATTAGAACTTGTAAATAAG GTAAAGCCGAGTCACATATATGCAGAAGAGGAGGTAGAATATAATCTTCGTAAGCTGGCCACTACTGTCGAATCATCTTTATCTGCAGTACCATTCTCATGGGGAAACCCTGAATTTATCTTTTGGAGGACTCCCTTTTATGATTTTAAG AATTTAAAGGAATTATCTGCATCATACCATGAGTTTACAAAACTGAAGCTGTCTATATCTCTTCCAATGCCAGCTCCGACCATACCTGTTTTGAGCATGGAGTTGAAAACTA GTGCATTACCGTCTCTTGTTGATGTAAAGAACTATCTGGATGGTGCACCTTGTCAGTCAGATGACAGCTGGATTTCTCTTAAGAAAGCTTCACCTATGTCCATATTAAAAAAGAATAGGaatcaaaatattatgaaaactgATCCTGCTAAAAGGGGCAAATATTAtgatgaaaagggaaaagaaacctCATCGACTTTCAACGATGTGCGAAGTACAAAAATTTCAAATTCCATGTTTGTGTCACAAGAGGGGAGTCTGGTGAAAGGTGGAACAAACACTGTGTTAAATGCTCTCGCTGCTTATTTGCGATATTTAGAAGGAACAGCAAGGGATGATTGGCAAGA GTTGCATGACAAGTTACGGAAAGCTGAAAGAAGGAAAGGAGCCTCATTCAGTGCGTTGTTTGGTTCTGCCCTTTACTTTGGAACTATATCTCGAAGGAGAGTGTACTATGAAGCTATAAAGTATGAGAAAGAACGCAATGGAGGCTTTCTATCACCATTTGGATATTCAGCACCTACAATTGCAGCAGCAGTTGATGCTGTTTGTTCCATGGAG TGGTATTCGGTTCTGGCTTTGAAAAGCCAAATATGCAATGAAGGAGTGTACCCCGTTTGGATTTGGAGATGGAAAGGTCATTTTATTCAG TACACAGCCGTTGGCAACGAAGGACCTGCAGCTCTTCTTGTTCATGGTTTTGGAGCTTTCCTGGAGCATTTCCGTGGCAACATATCTAACATTGCTGATGGTGGACATCGGGTTTGGGCTATTTCACTGTTGGGTTTCGGGAAGTCAGAGAAACCAAATGTCATATATACTGAACTTTTGTGGGCAGAGTTGTTGAGAGATTTTATCGTTGATGTTGTGAGAGAACCTGTTCATCTCGTTGGCAACTCGTTAGGTG GTTATTTTGTTGCTACAGTTGCAGGTCTATGGCCTTCTCTGGTGAAGTCTTTGGTTCTTATTAACACAGCTGGTTCGATTGTTCCCACCGTTTCGTCTATTCCTTCAGTTGATGTAAAGCTGATTCAG GAAAGGAAAATATCTGGGCTTGCGTGGTTGCAGGCACAACTCCTGTTGCTGTTCCTGAGGTCAACAGCTGGCAAGTTCATTGAGAAGTGTTACCCAACT AACATAGAGCGGGTGGACGGTTGGCTTCTTGGTGAAATTCTCAGGGCT TCATTTGATCCCGGTGCAGCCATTGTTCTGGAAAGTATCGTGACCTTTGATTTGTCTATTCCTCTTAATTACCTACTTGGCTCCTTTGGAAGAGAG GGGATGAAAGACCCACTGACCAAATCCGAAGCATTCTTGTCCATGGTCAGGGAGCACTGCAACAAGGTCACAATAAGTGAATTGGATGCAG GTCACTGCCCCCATGATGAGGTGCCACAGAAAGTGAATTCAACATTAAGAGAATGGATAACCAGAGTTGAAAGCAGTCTACACATCTTGGAGAGAGCTTAA
- the LOC135678343 gene encoding MYB-like transcription factor ODO1 — MQDVWWMGEGSSGAFDEGMGRRPCCDKLGVKKGPWSAEEDNKLINFILANGHCCWRAVPKLAGLLRCGKSCRLRWTNYLRPDLKRGLLSEAEERLVIDFHARLGNRWSKIAAMLPGRTDNEIKNLWNTHIKKKLLKMGIDPVTHRPLHRQASPEASPSTVTTDKSDDQLQSQGNEGQIPSSDNRSPAEASSIDGGTDPLMSCLWEDSTPVLLDELWQLSSDDDGNNYGSVIAGRMPWEEEGSSEWLLDIQDLENLDGERSISAQGYPRR; from the exons ATGCAAGATGTGTGGTGGATGGGGGAGGGTAGTTCCGGAGCTTTTGACGAGGGAATGGGGCGACGGCCGTGCTGCGACAAGCTCGGAGTGAAGAAGGGCCCGTGGTCGGCGGAGGAGGACAACAAGCTCATCAACTTTATCCTCGCCAACGGCCATTGCTGCTGGCGCGCGGTCCCCAAGCTCGCGGGGCTGCTGCGGTGCGGCAAGAGCTGCCGGCTCCGGTGGACGAACTACCTGCGGCCGGACCTTAAGAGGGGGCTGCTCAGCGAGGCGGAGGAGCGGCTGGTCATCGACTTCCATGCCCGCTTGGGGAACAG GTGGTCTAAGATCGCTGCAATGTTACCGGGAAGAacagacaacgagatcaagaacctgTGGAACACTCACATCAAGAAGAAGCTTCTCAAGATGGGCATCGATCCCGTCACTCATCGTCCGCTCCATCGGCAGGCGAGCCCCGAGGCCTCGCCGTCCACCGTGACCACGGACAAGTCCGACGACCAGTTACAGTCACAAGGAAACGAAGGCCAAATACCGTCCTCGGACAACAGGAGCCCAGCGGAAGCAAGCTCCATCGATGGCGGCACGGACCCTTTGATGAGCTGCCTGTGGGAAGACAGCACGCCGGTGCTTTTGGATGAACTGTGGCAGCTCTCGAGTGACGACGATGGCAACAACTACGGCAGCGTCATTGCCGGACGAATGCCGTGGGAGGAAGAAGGAAGCTCCGAGTGGCTGCTGGACATCCAGGACTTGGAGAATTTGGATGGAGAGAGATCCATCAGCGCACAAGGCTACCCGAGAAGGTAG